One window of Amyelois transitella isolate CPQ chromosome 7, ilAmyTran1.1, whole genome shotgun sequence genomic DNA carries:
- the LOC106143522 gene encoding uncharacterized protein LOC106143522, with protein sequence MASESDDFVKNLENLKSNVRKSFARLYAALKARELKTLRQLDAISKQCEDDKDLKRNCVQNIEIRFTNEVTLLDNINDYGVIDLEKLNFDSSTFILEDYVSPNDDHMYCYKTIEDVTKDEDMEQLEAIEEAALKEVTRTDNCVCYVNLKNEDISKKFRDLNPSPPPLRTCDVSVNFSENIETESSENITEEDKSDSCSEEVKKINPTDDWLNSIKNQTETEPAQADAMEHSTITCS encoded by the exons ATGGCGAGTGAATCAgatgattttgttaaaaatttagaaaat CTGAAATCCAATGTGAGGAAGTCTTTTGCTCGTCTATATGCAGCGCTAAAGGCAAGGGAACTGAAAACGTTGAGACAACTAGACGCTATAAGTAAACAATGCGAAGATGACAAAGACTTGAAGAGAAATTGTGttcaaaacattgaaatacGATTCACAAATGAGGTGACGCTTTTagataatattaatgattACGGTGTAATTGATTTGGAGAAGCTGAATTTTGATAGTAGCACTTTTATATTAGAAGACTATGTAAGTCCAAATGATGATCACATGTACTGTTACAAAACAATTGAAGATGTGACCAAGGATGAGGATATGGAACAGTTGGAAGCTATAGAAGAGGCTGCTTTGAAAGAGGTTACTAGGACCGATAATTGTGTATGTtacgttaatttaaaaaatgaggATATATCAAAGAAATTTAGAGATTTAAATCCAAGTCCACCTCCATTGCGAACCTGTGATGTTAGTGTAAATTTtagtgaaaatattgaaactgaGAGTTCCGAAAATATAACAGAGGAAGATAAGAGTGATAGTTGTTCTGAGGaggtgaaaaaaataaatcctacTGATGATTGGTTGAACTCTATCAAGAATCAAACAGAGACCGAGCCCGCACAAGCTGACGCTATGGAGCACAGTACTATTACTTGCTCTTAG